In the Kaistella sp. 97-N-M2 genome, one interval contains:
- the atpG gene encoding ATP synthase F1 subunit gamma, which translates to MANLKEIRARITSISSTMQITSAMKMVSAAKLKKATDAIVMLRPYSEKLQEIIENVSSTTDLEGVSMYTAEREVKKVLYIVVTSNKGLAGAFNSAVIKELNTAISNAQHEVEILSVGKKVYDAVRRSRKVYDNQSAIFDSMSFQGVSSFMENVMNDYKEGTFDKVFVIYNKFINAATQEVHLEQVLPIALPEKEGVAVNTDYIFEPNAGEILNVLMPKSIKTQVYKAILDSVASEHGARMTAMHKATDNAEALRSDLKIFYNKARQAAITNEILEIVGGAEALKNS; encoded by the coding sequence ATGGCAAATTTAAAGGAAATACGCGCAAGGATTACTTCGATCTCTTCCACCATGCAGATTACGAGTGCGATGAAAATGGTTTCGGCAGCAAAACTGAAGAAAGCCACCGATGCAATCGTGATGTTGAGACCTTACTCCGAAAAACTGCAGGAAATTATTGAAAACGTAAGTTCAACTACCGATTTGGAAGGCGTTTCAATGTACACTGCAGAAAGAGAGGTGAAGAAAGTTCTTTACATTGTAGTCACTTCCAACAAAGGTTTGGCCGGTGCGTTCAACTCTGCGGTCATTAAAGAACTGAACACTGCCATCAGCAATGCCCAGCACGAAGTTGAAATTCTTTCTGTAGGAAAAAAAGTGTACGATGCCGTGCGACGAAGCCGAAAGGTGTACGACAACCAGAGTGCAATCTTTGATTCCATGAGTTTTCAGGGAGTTTCCAGTTTTATGGAAAACGTGATGAATGATTACAAAGAAGGAACTTTCGATAAAGTTTTTGTAATCTATAACAAATTCATTAATGCTGCAACGCAGGAAGTTCATTTGGAGCAGGTATTGCCGATTGCTCTTCCTGAAAAAGAAGGCGTGGCGGTAAATACGGATTATATTTTCGAACCCAACGCGGGAGAAATCTTAAATGTCCTGATGCCGAAATCCATAAAAACTCAGGTTTACAAAGCCATTTTAGATTCTGTTGCTTCCGAGCATGGTGCCAGAATGACTGCCATGCACAAGGCTACCGATAATGCGGAAGCTTTGAGAAGTGATCTGAAGATTTTCTATAACAAAGCGCGTCAGGCTGCAATTACTAACGAAATCTTAGAAATCGTAGGTGGTGCTGAAGCTTTGAAGAATTCTTAA